CCCGTCGCTCCAGGAAGAACTGCGCCGTCGAGTAGACGACGATCACCAGCAGGTACCAGATGGTGGCCACGATGAGCATCTCGATCGTGCGGAAGTTGATGCCCGAGATGCCCTGCACCACGGTGAGCAGGTCGCCACCGGCGATCACCGACACGATGGCCGAGGCCTTCAGCATGCCGATGAACTCGTTGCCCAGCGGCGGGATGATCACCCGCAGGGCCTGCGGCAGCACGATGTAGCGCAGGGTCAGGGTGCGGTTGAGCCCCAGGGCCTTGGCGGTCTCGTGCTGGCCGTTGCCCACCGCCAGCAGGCCGCTGCGCACGATCTCGGCCATGTAACCGGAACCCGCCAGGGACAGCCCGATCACGGAGGCCACGAACGGGGTCACGATCTCGCCGACCGGGGCCGACCAGAAGGTGACGTCGGTGAACGGGATGCCGAGGCGGAACTCCCGGAAGAACAGGCCCAGGTTGCCGACGAAGATCAGCAGCACGATCAGCGGCACGCCGCGGAACAGGAACACCCAGATCGACGCGGCGCCGGAGATGATCCGGCTCGGTGACATCCGCATGACGCCCACGACGATCGCCAGGGCCAGCGCGACCACCATGCCGATGACGGTCATCTCGAGGGTCAGCAGCAGGCCCTTGAGCACGGTCCGGGCGAAGAGGTACTGCCCGACCACGCTCCACTCGAAGTTCGGGTTCGTGGCCACGCCGTAGAGCATCCAGGCCACGAGCAGCACGACCACGCCGGCCCCGATGCCGCGACCCCAGTGCCGGACCGGCACCACGTCACGTTGGGGCGCCTTCACCGTGTCGATGCCGACCTCGGTCATGCCGCCTCCTGCGGATGCGCGGTGACCAGGGCCTGGCCGACCGACAGCCAGCGGCTGCGCCAGGTGGAGGCGTGGGCGCCCATGCCGGTGGTGTCGCGCACCAGCTTCTCGAACGGATAACGCTCGTAAATGGCCTGGGAACCCATGATCTCGCCGCAGTGGTCGACCACCCGGCGGGTGAAGTCGTGGGCCAGGGGTGCGTCGCCGCGGGCCATCACGGTGTCGTCCGGCACCACGCCGGGGGTGAAGATGGCCGCGTCGATCGCGCTGACGCCGTCGATCACCAGGGAGCGCGCGGCGTGCACGTAGCTCGACGCCTCTCCGAGCAGGCTGATCTGCCGCTCGCTGGGCGTGCGGCCCTTCGCGGACGCCAGGGCCGCCAGATAGGCGGTGGCCAGGTCGATCGCGTGCTGGGCGATGCCGACCGAGATCCCGGCC
This region of Kineosporia sp. NBRC 101731 genomic DNA includes:
- a CDS encoding amino acid ABC transporter permease yields the protein MTEVGIDTVKAPQRDVVPVRHWGRGIGAGVVVLLVAWMLYGVATNPNFEWSVVGQYLFARTVLKGLLLTLEMTVIGMVVALALAIVVGVMRMSPSRIISGAASIWVFLFRGVPLIVLLIFVGNLGLFFREFRLGIPFTDVTFWSAPVGEIVTPFVASVIGLSLAGSGYMAEIVRSGLLAVGNGQHETAKALGLNRTLTLRYIVLPQALRVIIPPLGNEFIGMLKASAIVSVIAGGDLLTVVQGISGINFRTIEMLIVATIWYLLVIVVYSTAQFFLERRAAER